One window of the Acinetobacter equi genome contains the following:
- the rplO gene encoding 50S ribosomal protein L15: protein MTLRLNTIAPAEGAKRENLRLGRGIGSGVGKTGGRGVKGQKSRKSGGVRPGFEGGQTALYRRLPKFGFTSQIALKTAEVRLSELSKVEGDIVSLETLKAANVVRKDMLRARIVLSGEITRAFTVQGVALTKGAKAAVEAAGGKVEE, encoded by the coding sequence ATGACTCTGCGTTTAAATACAATTGCACCTGCAGAAGGTGCTAAACGTGAAAACTTACGTTTAGGCCGTGGTATCGGTTCTGGCGTTGGTAAGACTGGTGGCCGTGGTGTCAAAGGTCAAAAATCACGTAAGAGCGGTGGCGTACGTCCAGGATTCGAAGGTGGTCAAACAGCGTTGTATCGTCGTTTACCTAAATTCGGTTTCACTAGCCAAATCGCTTTGAAAACTGCTGAAGTACGTTTATCTGAGCTTTCTAAAGTTGAAGGTGATATTGTTAGCCTTGAAACATTAAAAGCTGCTAACGTAGTGCGTAAAGATATGTTACGTGCACGTATCGTACTTTCTGGTGAAATTACTCGTGCTTTCACTGTTCAAGGTGTTGCATTGACTAAAGGCGCTAAAGCTGCTGTAGAAGCTGCTGGCGGCAAAGTCGAGGAGTAA
- the rpmD gene encoding 50S ribosomal protein L30 yields the protein MKTIKVTQTKSSSHRLKNHKLSLQGLGLRRIGHTVEVLDTPSNRGMINQVYYMVSVEE from the coding sequence ATGAAAACGATTAAAGTTACCCAGACTAAATCTTCATCGCATCGCTTGAAAAATCACAAGCTTAGCCTTCAAGGTTTAGGTCTGCGTCGTATTGGTCATACTGTAGAAGTGTTAGATACACCTTCTAATCGTGGTATGATCAACCAAGTCTACTATATGGTTAGTGTAGAGGAATAA
- the rpsE gene encoding 30S ribosomal protein S5, translated as MAKVEQNEGLVEKLVAVDRVAKVVKGGRIFSFTALTVVGDGNGRVGFGRGKAREVPAAISKALEAARRNMITVELVDGTVQHPINARHGASRVYMQPASEGTGVIAGGAMRAVLEAVGVRNVLTKCYGSTNAANVVNATFNGLRDMTSPEKVAAKRGLTVEQIQG; from the coding sequence ATGGCTAAAGTTGAACAAAACGAAGGTCTTGTTGAAAAGCTGGTTGCCGTTGATCGTGTAGCCAAAGTTGTTAAGGGTGGTCGTATCTTCTCTTTCACAGCGTTGACTGTGGTTGGTGATGGTAATGGTCGTGTAGGTTTTGGTCGCGGTAAAGCGCGTGAAGTTCCAGCTGCTATTTCTAAAGCACTTGAAGCTGCTCGTCGTAACATGATTACTGTTGAACTTGTTGACGGTACTGTACAACACCCTATTAATGCTCGCCATGGTGCAAGCCGTGTTTACATGCAACCTGCTTCTGAAGGTACTGGTGTAATTGCTGGTGGTGCTATGCGTGCAGTTTTAGAAGCTGTGGGTGTACGTAACGTATTAACTAAATGTTATGGTTCTACTAATGCTGCTAACGTAGTAAACGCAACTTTCAATGGTTTGCGTGATATGACTTCTCCTGAGAAAGTCGCTGCGAAACGTGGTTTGACAGTAGAACAAATTCAAGGGTAA
- the rplR gene encoding 50S ribosomal protein L18: MNEKKQSRLRRAKSTRLHIRALGATRLCVNRTPRHIYAQVISADGGKVLAQASTLDATLRAGSTGNVEAAQKVGALIAERAKAAGITKVAFDRSGFKYHGRIKALADAARENGLEF, encoded by the coding sequence ATGAACGAAAAGAAACAATCCCGTTTGCGTCGTGCGAAAAGCACACGCTTGCACATTCGTGCATTGGGTGCGACTCGTTTGTGTGTAAACCGCACTCCGCGTCACATCTATGCTCAAGTTATCTCAGCAGATGGTGGCAAAGTTTTAGCGCAAGCTTCTACTTTGGATGCTACTTTACGTGCTGGATCAACTGGTAATGTTGAAGCAGCTCAAAAAGTAGGTGCTTTAATCGCAGAACGCGCTAAAGCAGCTGGTATTACTAAAGTTGCATTTGACCGTTCTGGTTTTAAATATCATGGTCGTATCAAAGCCTTGGCTGATGCTGCTCGTGAAAACGGCTTGGAGTTCTAA
- the rplF gene encoding 50S ribosomal protein L6 has translation MSRVAKAPVTVPNGVTVTQNGRQVEVKGTKGTLSFNLHALVELKQEDGTLVIAPVKESKDAWMQAGTARAVLNNLVKGVSEGFERKLQLIGVGYKAAVKGNVINLNLGFSHPIDYNLPEGVTAETPTATEIVLKSADKARLGQVAADIRGYRPPEPYKGKGVRYSDEVVLRKEAKKK, from the coding sequence ATGTCTCGTGTGGCTAAAGCCCCAGTAACTGTACCTAACGGTGTAACAGTTACTCAGAACGGCCGGCAGGTCGAAGTGAAAGGCACTAAAGGTACATTGTCTTTCAACCTGCATGCGCTGGTCGAGCTAAAACAGGAAGACGGTACTTTAGTTATTGCTCCAGTTAAAGAGTCGAAAGACGCTTGGATGCAAGCTGGTACTGCTCGCGCTGTGCTTAATAACCTTGTAAAAGGCGTAAGCGAAGGCTTCGAACGTAAGTTACAACTCATCGGTGTTGGTTATAAAGCTGCGGTTAAAGGTAATGTAATTAATCTTAACCTTGGTTTTTCTCACCCGATTGATTATAACCTTCCTGAAGGTGTAACTGCAGAAACTCCAACTGCAACTGAAATTGTTCTTAAATCAGCTGATAAAGCTCGTTTAGGTCAAGTTGCTGCAGATATCCGTGGTTACCGTCCACCAGAGCCATATAAAGGTAAAGGTGTTCGTTATTCTGACGAAGTTGTTCTTCGTAAAGAAGCTAAGAAGAAATAA
- the rpsH gene encoding 30S ribosomal protein S8 produces the protein MSMQDTVADMLTRVRNAQMAKKQTVSMPNSKLKVAIANVLQQEGYISNVEVAEVEGKATLTITLKYFEGKPVIETVKRVSRPGLRQYRGKDNLPRVKQGLGIAIVSTSKGIMTDRAARAAGIGGEVIAFVS, from the coding sequence ATGAGTATGCAAGATACCGTTGCCGACATGTTAACTCGTGTTCGTAACGCACAAATGGCAAAGAAACAAACTGTTTCTATGCCTAACTCTAAGTTGAAAGTTGCGATTGCTAACGTACTTCAACAAGAGGGTTACATCTCTAACGTAGAAGTTGCTGAAGTTGAAGGCAAAGCAACTTTAACAATTACGTTAAAATATTTTGAAGGCAAGCCAGTTATCGAAACTGTTAAGCGCGTAAGCCGTCCAGGTCTTCGCCAATACCGCGGTAAAGATAACCTTCCTCGCGTTAAGCAAGGTTTAGGTATTGCAATTGTTTCTACAAGCAAAGGCATCATGACTGATCGCGCTGCACGTGCTGCAGGTATCGGTGGTGAAGTTATTGCTTTTGTTTCTTAA
- the rpsN gene encoding 30S ribosomal protein S14, which produces MAKKSMINRELKREATVAKYAAKRAELKAIIANVNASDEERFEATLKLQALPRNASPVRLRNRCGLTGRPHGYFRKFGLSRNKLRDTVMQGDVPGVVKASW; this is translated from the coding sequence ATGGCTAAGAAAAGTATGATTAATCGCGAATTAAAACGCGAAGCTACTGTTGCTAAATACGCTGCGAAACGTGCTGAATTAAAAGCAATTATTGCAAACGTAAATGCTAGCGACGAAGAGCGTTTTGAAGCGACTTTGAAGTTACAAGCATTACCACGTAATGCATCTCCAGTACGTCTACGTAACCGTTGTGGTTTAACTGGTCGTCCTCATGGTTACTTCCGTAAGTTCGGTTTAAGCCGTAACAAATTACGTGATACAGTAATGCAAGGTGATGTACCTGGCGTTGTTAAGGCAAGCTGGTAA
- the rplE gene encoding 50S ribosomal protein L5 — protein sequence MARLKTRYNDELRAKLQEELSIKNVMNIPRITKITINMGVGAASADKKLLDGALSDMQAIAGQKPVLTLARKSIAGFKIRDGWPIGCKVTLRGERMYEFLDRLISIAIPRIRDFRGFSAKSFDGRGNYSMGLKEQIMFPEIDFDKIDRIRGMDITITTTARTDDEGRALMRAFGFPFK from the coding sequence ATGGCCAGACTTAAAACGCGTTACAACGACGAACTTCGTGCTAAGTTACAAGAAGAACTTAGCATTAAGAATGTGATGAATATTCCACGCATCACAAAAATTACTATCAACATGGGTGTTGGTGCGGCTTCTGCTGACAAAAAACTCCTTGATGGTGCTCTTTCTGATATGCAAGCTATTGCTGGTCAAAAACCAGTTTTAACTTTAGCTCGTAAATCAATCGCAGGTTTTAAAATCCGTGATGGTTGGCCAATTGGTTGTAAAGTTACTTTACGTGGCGAACGCATGTACGAATTCTTAGACCGTTTGATCTCTATTGCGATCCCTCGTATCCGTGACTTCCGTGGTTTCTCTGCGAAATCATTTGATGGTCGTGGTAACTATTCAATGGGTCTGAAAGAACAAATCATGTTCCCAGAAATCGATTTTGATAAAATCGATCGTATTCGTGGTATGGATATTACCATTACTACGACTGCTCGCACCGATGACGAAGGCCGTGCGCTTATGCGTGCATTCGGCTTCCCGTTCAAATAA
- the rplX gene encoding 50S ribosomal protein L24: MAKIKKDDQVIVIAGKEKGKQGTVLSVSNDRVLVEGLNLVKKHQKPNRATGAEGAIVTQEATLHISNVAIFNATTQKADRVGYQVIDGVKTRVYKSNGESVAVAK; this comes from the coding sequence ATGGCTAAGATTAAAAAAGACGATCAAGTAATTGTGATCGCAGGTAAAGAAAAAGGCAAACAAGGTACTGTTTTGTCTGTTTCTAATGACCGTGTTCTTGTTGAAGGCTTGAACTTGGTTAAGAAGCATCAAAAGCCGAATCGTGCAACAGGTGCTGAAGGCGCTATCGTTACACAAGAAGCTACGCTTCATATCTCAAACGTGGCAATTTTTAATGCTACAACCCAAAAGGCTGACCGTGTTGGTTACCAAGTGATTGACGGCGTGAAAACTCGCGTTTACAAATCTAATGGTGAATCAGTGGCGGTAGCGAAGTAA
- the rplN gene encoding 50S ribosomal protein L14 — protein MIQTETMLDVADNSGARRVQCIKVLGGSHRRYASVGDIIKVTVKEAIPRARVKKGDVMNAVVVRTKFGIRRPDGSVIRFDDNAAVILNNNKAPIATRIFGPVTRELRTEQFMKIISLAPEVL, from the coding sequence ATGATTCAGACCGAAACTATGCTCGACGTAGCAGACAACAGTGGTGCTCGCCGCGTACAATGTATTAAAGTACTTGGTGGCTCGCATCGTCGTTATGCTTCTGTTGGCGACATTATTAAAGTTACTGTAAAAGAAGCAATTCCACGCGCACGTGTTAAAAAAGGTGACGTGATGAATGCAGTAGTTGTTCGTACAAAATTCGGCATCCGTCGTCCAGACGGCTCAGTGATTCGTTTCGACGATAACGCTGCTGTTATTTTAAACAACAACAAAGCGCCGATTGCAACTCGTATTTTCGGACCAGTGACTCGTGAACTTCGTACTGAACAGTTCATGAAAATTATTTCATTGGCTCCTGAAGTTCTATAA
- the rpsQ gene encoding 30S ribosomal protein S17 → MSENTVRTLTGKVVSDKMDKSIVVLIERRVQHPLYGKSIRRSTKLHAHDENNTAKLGDVVTIKESRPISKTKSWTLVEVVEAAAE, encoded by the coding sequence ATGAGTGAAAATACAGTCCGCACGTTAACAGGCAAAGTAGTAAGCGACAAAATGGACAAGTCTATTGTTGTACTTATCGAACGCCGTGTTCAACACCCGTTGTATGGCAAATCAATCCGCCGTTCAACAAAATTACATGCTCATGATGAAAACAACACAGCTAAATTAGGCGATGTTGTAACAATCAAAGAAAGCCGCCCAATTTCTAAAACTAAGTCTTGGACTCTAGTTGAAGTTGTTGAAGCAGCTGCTGAGTAA
- the rpmC gene encoding 50S ribosomal protein L29, which translates to MKTKDLREKSVEELTALLDEQQLNQFRLRMAKATGQLGKSHEVALTRKTIARIKTLLTEKQGNGQ; encoded by the coding sequence ATGAAAACTAAAGATCTACGTGAAAAGTCGGTAGAAGAGTTGACAGCTTTGCTTGATGAGCAACAGCTTAACCAATTCCGTCTTCGTATGGCAAAAGCAACTGGTCAGTTGGGTAAATCGCATGAAGTTGCGCTTACTCGTAAGACAATTGCTCGTATTAAGACCCTCCTTACCGAAAAACAGGGGAACGGACAATGA
- the rplP gene encoding 50S ribosomal protein L16: protein MLQPKRTKFRKVHKGRNTGLAHRGSTVSFGTIALKSVERGHMTARQIEAARRTISRRVKRGGKIFIRVFPDKPITEKPLEVRMGKGKGSVEYWVCVIKPGKILYEMEGVNEELAREAFTLAAAKLPFKTTIVTRTVM from the coding sequence ATGTTGCAACCTAAACGTACTAAATTCCGTAAAGTGCACAAAGGCCGTAACACTGGTCTAGCACATCGCGGTAGCACAGTATCTTTTGGTACTATTGCGCTTAAATCTGTTGAGCGTGGTCATATGACTGCTCGTCAAATCGAAGCTGCTCGTCGTACAATCAGCCGTCGTGTTAAACGTGGTGGTAAGATCTTTATCCGCGTATTCCCAGACAAGCCAATTACTGAAAAACCATTAGAAGTTCGTATGGGTAAAGGTAAAGGTTCAGTGGAATATTGGGTTTGTGTAATCAAGCCTGGTAAGATCTTGTACGAAATGGAAGGTGTAAACGAAGAATTAGCTCGCGAAGCATTTACGCTTGCTGCCGCTAAGCTTCCGTTTAAAACCACTATCGTGACTCGGACGGTAATGTAA
- the rplV gene encoding 50S ribosomal protein L22 encodes MEVTAKLRGAAISAQKARLVADLIRGKSVAHALNILNFSNKKAAVLVKKALESAIANAEHNNSLDVDDLKVSTIYVDEGMSLKRIMPRAKGRADRITKRTCHITVKVGV; translated from the coding sequence ATGGAAGTTACTGCTAAATTACGCGGTGCCGCTATCTCGGCACAAAAGGCACGTTTGGTTGCAGACCTAATCCGCGGCAAATCTGTTGCGCATGCTTTAAATATCTTAAATTTCAGCAACAAAAAAGCTGCAGTTTTAGTTAAAAAAGCTTTGGAATCTGCAATTGCAAACGCTGAACATAATAACAGTTTAGATGTTGACGATCTTAAAGTTTCTACGATCTACGTTGATGAAGGCATGAGCCTTAAACGTATTATGCCACGTGCTAAAGGCCGTGCAGATCGTATTACTAAGCGTACTTGTCACATCACCGTTAAGGTAGGGGTTTGA
- the rpsS gene encoding 30S ribosomal protein S19 has protein sequence MPRSLKKGPFVDAHLFAKVEAAIAANNRKPIKTWSRRSMILPDFVGLTISVHNGRNHVPVIVSEHMVGHKLGEFAPTRTYRGHGVDKKSKR, from the coding sequence ATGCCTCGTTCTCTGAAAAAAGGCCCATTCGTCGATGCGCACTTGTTCGCTAAGGTTGAAGCGGCTATCGCGGCTAATAACCGTAAGCCGATCAAAACTTGGTCGCGTCGTTCGATGATCCTCCCGGATTTTGTTGGTTTAACAATTTCTGTACACAATGGCCGTAACCACGTACCTGTGATCGTTTCTGAACACATGGTTGGTCACAAGCTTGGTGAATTTGCACCAACTCGTACTTACCGCGGTCACGGTGTTGACAAGAAATCTAAACGTTAA
- the rplB gene encoding 50S ribosomal protein L2, giving the protein MPIQKCKPTSPGRRFVEKVVHDHLHKGAPYAPLVEAKKRTGGRNNNGHITTRHVGGGHKQHYRIVDFKRNKDGIPAVVERIEYDPNRTSHIALVLYADGERRYIIAPKGLRAGDKVQSGNDAPIRPGNCLPLRNVPIGSTLHNIELKIGKGAQLVRSAGTSAQLLGRDGSYAIIRLRSGEMRKVHVECRAVLGEVSNSESNLRSLGKAGASRWRGVRPTVRGMAMNPVDHPHGGGEGRNKGIQPVSPWGQKAKGYKTRTNKRTTKMIIRDRRVK; this is encoded by the coding sequence ATGCCGATTCAAAAATGTAAGCCAACGTCTCCAGGACGTCGCTTTGTAGAGAAAGTGGTTCATGACCATCTTCACAAAGGCGCGCCTTATGCACCGTTGGTAGAAGCTAAAAAACGTACTGGTGGTCGTAATAATAACGGTCACATTACTACTCGTCACGTTGGTGGTGGTCATAAGCAACACTACCGTATCGTTGACTTCAAACGTAACAAAGATGGCATTCCAGCTGTAGTTGAGCGTATTGAATACGATCCTAACCGTACTTCACATATCGCACTTGTGTTGTATGCTGACGGTGAGCGTCGTTATATTATTGCGCCTAAAGGCCTTCGTGCTGGTGATAAAGTACAATCTGGTAACGATGCTCCAATTCGTCCAGGTAACTGCTTACCACTTCGTAATGTGCCAATCGGTTCTACTCTTCACAACATCGAGCTTAAAATCGGTAAAGGCGCACAATTAGTACGTTCAGCTGGTACTTCTGCTCAATTGTTGGGTCGTGACGGTTCTTACGCAATTATTCGTCTGCGTTCAGGCGAAATGCGTAAAGTGCATGTTGAATGTCGCGCAGTTTTGGGTGAAGTTTCTAACTCAGAAAGCAACCTACGTTCGTTGGGTAAAGCTGGTGCTTCACGCTGGCGTGGTGTTCGTCCTACCGTACGTGGTATGGCGATGAACCCAGTTGACCATCCACATGGTGGTGGTGAAGGGCGTAACAAAGGTATTCAACCTGTAAGCCCATGGGGTCAAAAAGCTAAAGGGTACAAGACACGTACCAACAAGCGTACGACTAAGATGATTATTCGCGACCGTCGCGTTAAGTAA
- the rplW gene encoding 50S ribosomal protein L23 — MNNERLYQVLQGPVFSEKAQVLGETAGVQVFKVALNANKLEIKKAVEQLFGVEVVKVNTTITKGKTKRFGKTLGRRSDVKKAYVTLKAGQDVEMADLGDTAESAAE, encoded by the coding sequence ATGAACAACGAACGTTTATATCAAGTCCTGCAAGGACCTGTTTTCTCAGAAAAAGCACAAGTTTTAGGTGAAACTGCTGGTGTTCAAGTTTTTAAAGTTGCATTAAATGCAAATAAACTTGAAATCAAAAAAGCTGTTGAACAATTATTTGGTGTAGAAGTTGTTAAAGTTAACACGACTATCACTAAAGGTAAGACTAAGCGCTTTGGTAAAACATTAGGACGTCGTTCTGATGTTAAAAAAGCATACGTCACCCTGAAAGCTGGCCAAGATGTTGAAATGGCTGACTTGGGCGATACCGCTGAAAGCGCAGCGGAATAA
- the rplD gene encoding 50S ribosomal protein L4, whose product MNLNTVSGSAVELSEVAFGREFNEALVHQVVTAYLAGGRQGSKAQKSRADVSGGGKKPFRQKGTGRARAGSIRSPIWVGGGKTFAARPQDWSQKVNRKMYRGAMQCILAELVRQDRLVLVEEFAVAAPKTKELLAKLNDLNATRALIVTDAVDENLYLAARNLPHVDVVDAAAIDPVSLIAFDKVVMSVAAAKKIEVELG is encoded by the coding sequence GTGAATTTAAATACTGTTTCCGGCTCTGCTGTTGAATTATCAGAAGTTGCGTTCGGTCGTGAATTTAATGAAGCTCTTGTACACCAAGTTGTTACAGCTTATTTAGCTGGTGGTCGTCAAGGTTCTAAAGCTCAAAAATCACGTGCAGACGTATCTGGTGGTGGTAAAAAACCATTCCGTCAAAAAGGTACTGGCCGCGCTCGTGCTGGTTCTATTCGTAGCCCAATCTGGGTTGGCGGTGGTAAAACTTTTGCTGCTCGTCCACAAGACTGGTCTCAAAAAGTAAACCGTAAAATGTATCGCGGTGCTATGCAATGCATCTTAGCTGAACTTGTTCGTCAAGATCGCTTAGTTTTAGTTGAAGAGTTTGCTGTTGCAGCTCCAAAAACTAAAGAATTGCTTGCAAAACTTAACGACTTGAATGCTACTCGTGCATTGATCGTTACTGATGCTGTTGATGAAAACTTGTATCTTGCTGCTCGTAACCTTCCACATGTGGATGTTGTTGATGCTGCTGCAATCGATCCTGTTAGCTTGATCGCGTTCGACAAAGTTGTTATGTCTGTAGCTGCTGCTAAGAAAATTGAGGTAGAACTCGGATGA
- the rplC gene encoding 50S ribosomal protein L3: MAIGLVGRKCGMTRIFTDAGVSVPVTVIEVDPNRITQIKTLETDGYQAIQITTGERRESRVTNAQKGHFAKAGVAAGRLVQEFRVTEADLEGREVGATLTVDLFQVGQVVDVTGTSKGKGFQGGVKRWNFRTQDATHGNSVSHRVLGSTGQNQTPGRVFKGKKMAGHLGAERVTTQGLEIVAIDTERSVLVVKGAVPGATGGDVTVRPTIKA; the protein is encoded by the coding sequence ATGGCTATTGGTTTAGTCGGTCGCAAGTGCGGTATGACACGTATCTTTACAGATGCTGGTGTTTCTGTGCCTGTAACAGTGATTGAGGTTGATCCTAACCGCATCACACAAATCAAAACGCTTGAAACTGATGGTTATCAAGCGATTCAAATCACTACTGGTGAACGTCGCGAATCTCGCGTAACTAACGCTCAGAAAGGTCACTTCGCTAAAGCGGGTGTTGCTGCTGGTCGTTTAGTTCAAGAATTCCGTGTTACAGAAGCTGATCTTGAAGGTCGTGAAGTTGGCGCTACGCTAACTGTAGATTTGTTCCAAGTGGGTCAAGTTGTTGACGTAACTGGTACATCTAAAGGTAAGGGTTTCCAAGGTGGTGTTAAACGTTGGAACTTCCGTACTCAAGACGCTACTCATGGTAACTCTGTTTCTCACCGTGTTTTAGGTTCTACAGGTCAAAACCAGACTCCTGGTCGCGTGTTCAAAGGCAAAAAAATGGCTGGCCATTTAGGTGCTGAACGCGTAACTACGCAAGGTCTTGAAATCGTTGCTATCGACACTGAACGTTCAGTTCTAGTTGTTAAAGGTGCGGTTCCAGGCGCTACTGGTGGTGACGTAACTGTTCGTCCTACGATCAAGGCCTGA
- the rpsJ gene encoding 30S ribosomal protein S10 yields MSNQRIRIRLKSFDHRLIDQSAQEIVETAKRTGAQVCGPIPMPTRIERFNVLTSPHVNKDARDQYEIRTYKRLIDIVQPTDKTVDALMKLDLAAGVDVQIALG; encoded by the coding sequence ATGTCTAACCAGAGAATTCGTATCCGTCTTAAGTCTTTTGATCACCGTTTAATTGATCAATCTGCTCAAGAGATCGTAGAAACAGCAAAACGTACTGGCGCACAGGTTTGTGGTCCAATCCCGATGCCAACTCGCATCGAACGTTTTAACGTTTTAACATCACCACACGTTAACAAAGATGCGCGTGACCAATACGAGATCCGCACTTATAAACGTTTGATCGATATCGTTCAACCTACAGACAAAACTGTAGATGCGTTGATGAAATTAGATCTTGCAGCTGGTGTTGATGTTCAGATCGCATTGGGTTAA
- a CDS encoding type 1 glutamine amidotransferase gives MKSQLKVHYFQHIAGEGFGSCYEYLKQMNAQITATEFFALPVDQSLDMEALPDVTDVDLLIIMGGTMSVNDEVNFPWLKIEKRWLRRYLALGRPAIGLCLGGQLIANALGAAVSRNPQQELGWTTIRKIKHVPKGCFELPYEFNVMQWHSETFEIPKGAIHLAENDVCRNQMYQIGRNVLGFQFHPEITPDVLNLFLENDDELAVFSGECVQSPESLKNSKKQYFMQGNQILNQAIDYVLNQTVS, from the coding sequence ATGAAGTCGCAGTTAAAAGTGCATTATTTTCAGCATATTGCTGGTGAAGGTTTTGGAAGTTGTTATGAGTATTTAAAACAAATGAATGCGCAAATTACAGCAACGGAATTTTTTGCTTTGCCAGTAGATCAGTCATTAGATATGGAAGCTTTGCCTGATGTTACTGATGTTGATTTACTCATCATAATGGGGGGGACAATGAGTGTTAATGATGAAGTGAATTTTCCATGGTTAAAAATTGAAAAAAGATGGTTAAGACGGTATTTAGCATTAGGTAGGCCTGCTATAGGTCTTTGTTTAGGGGGGCAGCTTATTGCAAATGCACTAGGTGCTGCAGTTAGTCGAAATCCTCAGCAGGAATTGGGTTGGACAACTATACGAAAAATTAAACATGTGCCAAAAGGTTGTTTTGAGTTGCCATATGAATTTAATGTCATGCAATGGCATAGTGAAACATTTGAAATTCCTAAAGGGGCAATTCATTTGGCTGAAAATGATGTATGTCGTAACCAAATGTATCAAATAGGAAGGAATGTGCTCGGTTTTCAATTTCATCCTGAGATTACACCTGATGTATTGAATTTGTTTTTAGAAAATGATGATGAGTTGGCTGTATTTTCAGGTGAGTGTGTTCAATCACCAGAGTCTTTAAAAAATTCTAAAAAACAATATTTTATGCAGGGTAACCAAATTTTAAATCAGGCAATTGATTATGTTTTAAACCAAACGGTATCATGA